In Bactrocera oleae isolate idBacOlea1 chromosome 3, idBacOlea1, whole genome shotgun sequence, a genomic segment contains:
- the LOC138856115 gene encoding uncharacterized protein, which produces MTTLKLDELERFWEMEKDEEEPKPEDDICEQKYINTTTRDLADGRFVVAIPFKKEKELGESRKTAVARLISMEKRFDTRKDLKDDYQKFMQEYQEMGHIKEVEKMGQGKYYLPHQAVIKKESTTTKLRVVFDASAKTTNGYSLNDVMLIGPKLQKYIVDIILKWRMWRYVMSADVEKMYRQIKVREEDQEYQYILWRENPQDKIKEFKLTTVTYGTAAAPFLAVRTLQETGNIYRKTNENVHDVINNDFYMDDLMTGGHTIQECKKLRGELIQALNNSGFHLRKWLSNNPKIIDEYTQETNEIIQIEETDKYPQTKG; this is translated from the coding sequence ATGACAACACTTAAACTAGATGAATTAGAAAGATTCTGGGAAATGGAAAAGGATGAAGAAGAACCTAAACCAGAAGATGACATATGCGagcagaaatatataaatacgacAACACGAGATTTAGCAGATGGACGATTTGTAGTAGCCATTCCATTTAAAAAGGAGAAAGAGCTTGGAGAGTCTAGGAAGACAGCGGTTGCACGACTTATCAGTATGGAAAAGAGATTTGATACGAGAAAAGATCTAAAAGACGACTATCAAAAGTTCATGCAGGAATATCAAGAGATGGGGCACATAAAGGAAGTAGAAAAAATGGGTCAAGGTAAATATTATTTGCCCCATCAAGcagtaattaaaaaagaaagcaCCACAACAAAATTGAGAGTGGTCTTTGACGCatctgcaaaaacaacaaatggtTATAGTTTGAATGACGTTATGCTAATCGGGCcgaaattacaaaaatacattGTAGATATCATCCTAAAGTGGCGTATGTGGCGTTATGTGATGAGTGCTGACGTCGAAAAGATGTATCGACAAATAAAAGTCAGAGAGGAAGATCAGGAATATCAGTATATTCTATGGAGAGAAAACCCGcaagataaaataaaagaatttaaacTTACAACAGTCACATACGGCACAGCAGCAGCACCATTTTTAGCAGTAAGAACGTTGCAGGAGACTGGTAACATTTACAGGAAAACCAATGAAAACGTACATGATGTCATAAATAACGATTTTTACATGGACGATCTCATGACTGGAGGTCACACTATTCAAGAATGTAAAAAATTGCGCGGGGAATTGATACAAGCGTTAAATAATTCAGGATTTCATTTGAGAAAATGGCTATCAAATAATCCCAAAATAATTGATGAGTATACACAGGAAACAaatgaaattattcaaatcgaaGAAACAGATAAATATCCTCAAACTAaaggataa